The window TAACGGAGTGGGCATGAAAATAAGAGAAGGAATGAACAAAGGTTTGGGATTCCGATCGATGCTCTACAGGGCGGGAATGATAGGAGCCAATTTAACAATCGATTCTTTGCCGGGAAAAGGAACAAAAGTCATCTGCAGTTTGCCTTCTTCTGTAAAATCGAAAACCGAAGTCCAGGAAAAAGTATGACCGAAAATCTTGCCGAGACCAAAAAAAGAGGTGTTCTTATCATTGATGATCATGCCGTTCTTAGAGAAGGCATAGCTTATATCATTGGGAGGGATCCTGCTTTAAAGGTGTGTGGAATGGCTGAAAATGCCCAGAAAGGATTTGAACTCGTAGAAAAACTCAAACCCGATATCGTCTTGGTTGATATTTCGCTTCCGGGAAAAAGTGGTCTTGAGCTCGTCAAGGATATTCATGCCATCTACCCTGAAATTCCCATCCTTGTTCTATCCATGCACGAAGAATCCCTTTTTGCCGAAAGAATGCTTAGAGCGGGAGCAAGGGGATACCTGATGAAATCTGAAGGGGGAGAAAAACTGCTTCAAGCCATACATCGAATTCTCGAAGGAAGCATATTTGTCAGCGATGAAATCTCTTCGAGGATATTGGAAGGATTTACAGGCAAAAAGAGTTCTCCATTCAAGACCAGCCCTTTGGGCAAATTAAGCGATCGCGAATTGGAGGTTTTTCAGCTTATTGGCAAGGGGCTGAGTTCAAGGCAGATTGCCGACCAACTCCACTTAAGTATCAAGACGGTCGAAGCTTATCGAGCCAGTATTAAGCAGAAACTCAAGCTCCAAAGCGGAACCGAACTCGTTCATTATGCCATTTCTTGGCACCAAACAAACATTTCTCCAAGCTAGTATATACTTGGCTTAAGCCCCGGTGCTTGCTATAAAAAAAAGGCCTTAAAATTTATGGCTCCCAAGGATATTTCCTCTTTTTTTATTATTCTCGGTTTTTCATTGGGCATGGGTATATTTTCAAACTTCTTTATTTTGTTCCCAAAAGTAGTAAAGATCGTGAATGGTGAAGGGATCCCGCTTGAAAAATTCAAAAAGAATATTTTTCTTTTGACTCTCTTTTCTCTTTTCCTCGTTGTAATGGGTTTTATCGTTCTTAGAACACCTTCCTCCTTTTCCCTAGGCTTGGTTAGCTTACTTTACATTCTTTTTTTCCTCAGAATTTACCGGGGTATTAAAATCAGAAAGTCTCTAACGGACAGGCTTATTGAACTGGTGATCGGCGTGCTGTTTTTTTCAACCGAAGCCCTGCGTACAGGAGGCCTGGACTCCTTCCCTTCCCATTTTTTTTATCCTTTCTGTGGGCTTTTTTGTTTAGAAATAATATCGGGAAGTTATTTGCTCTTTCTTCTTGTTTTTCCCCCTTTTGTAGAAGGAGGCGCTCACGGACGAAAACTGCTGAGTTTTTCTTTTGCTTACCTGGGGAAACTTTTAGATTTACCCATGGGGCTTTTTTTCCTTTGCCTTATCTGGTTTTCTTTCGAGGTTTCTCTTTACTGCTCTTCATTTTTTTCCACCATTCCCTGGTTTTTAATCTTGAGCAGCTTGCCGGTCTTCTTCCGCATTTACCATCAGCTCTTTGCTGAACCAAGTTCAACGGGCATACTCATGAGATCCCTCGGACCCAACCATTTTTGCTCTTCTTTTATACCCGCCTTTCCCCGTTCAAAAATTTCTTTCTTTTCCGTTTCCAGTTATGTCTTAGAATGCTGGACGGTCTGGATTTTACTTTTTTTATTATCTTTTCGAGGAACATCTCTTTTTTCTTTTTCTTCTACCCTTCTGCCCTTTCAAGAACAGGCCACAGGGCAAACCACAGCCGCTTTTTTCTCCTTCAATCCCTTTTCTCCCCTCCCTTTTAAACTCCAATTTATAGATCCTCAAAAGAGCGCCCCTCACCTACCGGAAAGCCTCGTTATAGTATTAAAAGAGAGAGCAATTGCCTACCATGTCGTTGCTCCTTCCATAAAAAAAGAGAAAAACGCTACATTTTACTTCTCCGCAAGCAATTTTTCCAACCCGGGAAATTGGGAACTAAAAGTAATGACAAAAACAGAAAAGGAGGGCATTTTTCATCCTGAACTGGCTTTTACAATAAGACTACCCCCGGGATGGAATCCCCATAAGGATTTAACTTTTCCTTCTTCTTTTCCCTTTGCTTTCTTTTGTTCCCTGGGGTTTATCTCCCTTTTTCTCTATTTATACCGCTTTAGTTCGCTCTTTACCCAAGCTGCAAAAACTTGGTCAAAGGAGGACTGTGAAGCAAAAATCCTGATTAGTTATCTAGGACCCAGTTTTAGCAGCCGATTAACCACTTTCTGTTCGGCCCTTTTTATCCTGGGAATCGCTTTTTTATTTTAACCTTGATTTTGTTACCGAATTCGTATCTTCTTTAATTTTCTTGCGCCGGTCTCTTTTGTCTGCTTTGCTAAGTTTATGGGAAGCTTGACCCCATGGTGTAGTGGTCAGCACTCCACCCTTTCACGGTGGCAGCACGGGTTCGAATCCCGTTGGGGTCGCCATTTTCTACCATGAAAAGGAACACCGCTTATCTTCCCTTGCATGATGGCAAGGCTCCCTCTTACCTTTTTGAACGCATGGTCAAGCTTTCCGGAGTAATGACAGGTCTTATCGTAGAGGAATACGGAGCTGAAGAAATGCTTCGTAGGCTTTCTGATCCTTGGTGGTTCCAGGCTTTTGGATGCGTCCTGGGTTTTGACTGGCATTCTTCAGGACTTACCACAGTCTGTTGCGGAGCGTTAAAAGAAGCTCAAAGAAGGTACGGAGATATCGGCATCTATGTTGCCGGAGGCAAAGGAGGGCAATCGAGGAAAACTCCCCTTGAAATTATCGAGATTTCAGATCGGTTGGGGATTGGTTCTGGAGAAGATCTTGTTCGTACTTCCAAACTTGTAGCAAAAGTCGACTCCGCTGCCCTCCAGGACGGGTTTTCTCTCTACCATCACTGTTTCTTTTTTACCTCCTCCGGATCATGGTGCGTTATCCAGCAAGGAATGAACGAGCAAAGTAGCTATGCACGCAGGTACCATTGGCTAGGTGAAACGACCAAGGATTTTGTCTGCAACCCTCATGCAGCCATAGAAGATCTAAGGGAAAATCAAGAGAGCTTTTTAGAACAATCTCAAGCTCCCGGACCCTGTTTCCCCTCCCGAAGTTCCCTACTCAATATGATTTCTCCAGAAGCTGAAAGTTCCAGGCAAACCTGTAGCCTTATAGCACAAGAAAATCCTCAAAAGACTTTAAATCTCATTTCTGAAATTATAGAAGGCCCCACCCTTTTTGCTCCTTCACGGCACCATCTTTCAGCTTCTGATTTTTATCCCGTAAAACTCAAAATGCTCCGTAAAGCCCTTATCGCCGCCTACGAAAGAGAACCGAAAGATTTTCAATCCCTGCTGGAAACGCCCCTCGTTGGCCCCGCCACTATCCGCAGTCTGGCCCTTATCGCCGAACTTATTTTTGGGGTGCCTTTATGCAGGAAAGATCCCCTCGAAGATTTCTCCAAGCGGGTTGGCGGCCGCAGCTGGGCTGATTATTCTTTTGCCCACGGAGGCAAAGATGGTATTCCTTTTCCCATAAACCGTAACCGTTATGATCGAAACATCGAGATTCTCGAAAAAGCCCTTCGAAAGGCAAAAATAGGGTATACAGAAAAAAAAGAAGCTTTAAAAAGACTCGCTTACATTAGCCAAGGAACTTCTCCACCTACTTAAGAAACAACTCTTTCCCTAAAAAGAGGATGGAGACAAATACGGTGGGGAGAAAAGCCATCTGAAAAAGTTTCGTCGAAGACAAGCCATCAGGGAAAAAATCCCTGAGCAAGGATAATCCCGCCAAGTTCGGCGCATTGGCAATGATCGTCAACCCGCCTCCAGAAAGGGCTCCCGCTATGATAGCCCTTTTTTTGGGTTCATCCAGCTCGGGAACAATGACTGTTGCCATAGAGGATATGAGCGCATTGTCATTCAAGGATGAGAGAAAGATAGAGGACAGGTAGAGAGCTACATAACTTAAAGAGTTTAAAAACCGGTTTAACCACCAAGATTGAAGGTTCCCAAATATTTGCAGCGAGGCAAGAAAGAATCCCACCAAGCAAGCTTTAAGCCAAGGAACCTCCCCTTGGTAGTCTTTCGTAGCTTCCACAAAGGCCAGGAAAAAAACAAGCTCTCCCAGCATAAGCACAAAATGTTCCCTTATTCCAACGGCAACCATTAAGAAAGCAAAATTCAGGCCTACAATCCACAAAGGAGTTTCTTCTCTAGGGATGAAAACCACTGCTTCCTCGGATTCGGCCTTCAGGGTTTCCCTCTCCAATTCCAACCTTTGAAATTCTTTTTTAAAGAAGTAATAATAAGCAAGATTGGAAAGGACCATGCCCAGGACGAACACTATCCCGAAATGGGTTAAAAGATACAAGCTTCCCCATTGCCATTTATGGGCGACGAGCACTACCGGTGGAGCCGCAAAATTGGTCAATGTCCCGCCGATCGAGACATTGAAAAAAAGAAGCCCAATCGTGCCATAAGCAAGTGCCGGTTTAGGATTCAAACAAAAAAACTTTCTGCCGAGCAAAAGTGCACTTAGAGTCATGGCTGAGGCTTCCGTAATAAAAGATCCACAAAGGGGCCCCAGGGTCAGTATCCAAAACCACCATCTGCCCACACTCTCCTTTCCTTTCTGGACAAAAAGTCCTATCAGTTTTTTAAAAGTATTCAGAACGGGTTGCGTCGAGGAGATAATCATAAGCAGGGTGACGAACAAAGCCTCTGGATACTCTTTTTTTAACTCGAGTTTTTCCAAGGCCTTATCCCAACCTGACTGCATAGCTAATAGGACTAAGAGGACTGTTAACCACAATCCAAAAATGATTTCTACTTCTCCCCCAAGTCGCAGGAGTACCCCCCAAAAATAACTCCACCGGGCAAGGGCATTGTTGTCATTTCTTTTTTGCAGGGCATAATTGATCAACGACTTGCCTACATGAAAGGGAAAAGAAGAAAGCAGGGTATGAAGAACGGCTAAGAAAAAACAACCCGTAGCCAGGTAGCTAAAATGGACTCCGGTCATCTTGGAAAACTAGGATAAAAGAGCCTTCTTTTCAACCGCTAAGGGATTTATGGCAAAGAAGAAAAATACTTTTTTGGCGGTAAAATATCGCTTAGGGCTTGATAAAGAGCGGAGATCATCCCTTCAATATCCTCCCTGGAAGAGCAGTAAGGAGGAACAACGATCAACACATCTTTGATCGGCCGGGTGATTAGACCATAAGCTTTTGCCCTTTCGCTAACCGTCCAACCGATGTCAAAAGAAGGATCACACCTCAAGTTTCTTTTATTTCTTAGAATTTCAATAGCCAATACCGCTCCTTCTACCCTGACGTCACCCACAAGGGGATGATTCCAAAAAACTTGGGCATAGGATCGGAGGTGTTGGGAAAGGATAGCAATCCGATGAAAAGTGTTTTCTTCTTCAAAAATTTTTAAATTTTCATCTGCTGCTGCACAGGCCAGGGGGTTAGCCGTATAACTATGCCCGTGAAGAAACGCTTCGGTGTATCCCCCTTTAAAACTTTCAAATATTTCTTCCCTAACCAGTGTCGCCGCGATAGGAAGTGTTCCTCCCGACAACCCTTTGGCAAAGCAGATGATATCAGCAAAAACATTTTCTTTGAGCGAGGCCGCAATCTTATCCCCTGCCCTTCCCATCCCGGTAAATACCTCATCAACAATAAAAAAAGCCCCTGACTGTTTCACCAACTCAAAAGCTTCTTTAATGTAGCCTTCGGGGTGCATCCACATTCCCGATGCTCCCTGGATTCTTGGCTCCATGATCATCGCAGCCAGCCTATGTTTATTCTTGTCGAGGTTTTTTTTAAGCTCTTCAAGGCATTCCCAAGAGCATTTCCTTGTCAGCCTGGCATCCCCACCCCTTTCCCTTAGCGACCTGTTCCAAGGACAATGGAAACAGGAAGGAGCAGCAACGGGCAGGGTATTAAAAAGCAAATCTTTAAAACGGCTTTGAAAAGGAATAGATGATACACTCATTGCTCCCACGGTATCCCCATGATAGCTCCCCTTGAGACATAAAATTAAGTTTCGTTGTCTTTCATTTCTTTGTTGCAAAGCTTGCCAGGCTATTTTGATTGCCGCCTCTACCGCTGTAGATCCATTATCCGAAAAAAAAACCCTATAATTTACCGGGTTGCCTTTAGAGACCATGGAAACCAGAGTTTGGCCAAGGTTAACCGCCCAAGAATGGGTATTGCCCAAAAAGGAAACATGATCAAGCTGTTCTAGGCAGTTCACGATGGCTTTTACAAGCCTTGGATGACGATGGCCATGGGTAGTTGTCCAGATTGAAGAATTTCCATCCCAATATTTCTTTTTGCTCGCATCATACAGGTAGCATCCTTCTGCTCTTTCCAAAACGAGGGGTTCATAGGAAGGATCAAACCACCTGTCATAAGGAGTAAAAGGATGCCAAAGGTATTGCCTGTCTAACCGGTTGATCAGCTGGGTCATAAAAAAATAAAGGGAATCATCCCTTAGCAATGCAAATATTTTTCCAGTGCATTTTTTAAATAATCGATTTGATCGAAATCGTGGAGAGCGGTAAGAGAAATCCTCAACCTGGCCTCTCCCTTGGGAACAGTCGGATAACGAATCGGGGGAAGGTAAATTCCTTTTTTTTCCAGGTCAGCCGAAACTCTAACGGCCTTCTCTTCGCTTCCTATTTTTACAGGGATAATAGGGGAGTAATAAAAAGTAGAGGTTGGAATTCCTTCAAAAAAATAACAAATATTTTCCCTGAGCTTTCTCCTTAGCAAATCTCCTCTCTCCGATCTAATAATATCCAGGGCAGAAGCAGCCGCAGCCATACATGAGGGGCTCAGGGCCGTCGTAAATATGAAGGATTTAGCGGTATTGATCATCCATTCTATAACCTCCTGGCTGGCCGCGATATAACCCCCTTGGGAACCTAAGGCTTTTGAAAACGTCCCTAAAATCACATCAACCTTTTCCGCTAAACCCAATGCCGTAGCTAATCCACCTCCTCCTTCGCCTAAAAGACCCTCGCCATGGGCATCATCGAGCAGTAGATAGGCTTCGAAACGTTCTTTAAGCTCAACCAGTTCCCTTAAAGGAGCCATGTCCCCATCCATGGAAAAAAGGGATTCGGTTACGACCAGAATCTTTTCATACTTCAAGGCATATCTTTCCAAAAGCTTTTTGAGATCCTCTATTTCGTTGTGAGCAAATACTCTAAGGGTAGCGCGACTGAGGCGGGCTCCCTCCCATAAGGATGCGTGGCATAAGCTGTCCATCAAAACCAGATCCGATGTTCCGACAAGAGAAGGTATAGAGGCCAGGGCCGCCATAAAACCGGAAGGAAAAATCAAAGCTTTTTCCTTGCCTTTCCATCTTGCAAGGGATCTTTCTAGGGCATGAAAAAGAGGATTATTTCCTGAAATGAGTCGCGAGGCCGAACAGCTCGTTCCATATTCTTTCGTCGCTTCTATAGCCTTTTCGATAACCGAAAGATCCCTTGAGAGACCAAGGTAATCATTTGATGAAAAATTAAGGATTTCCTTCCCTTCTAAATCAGCCCTCATGCCTACCGAAGGTTTGAATTCCCTCAGCCTGCGCTCCAAGTTCTTCTCCCTGAGATCTTGCAGTCTTTTTCCAAAGTCAAAATTCTTTTTTTTCACTTTTTCTTTTTTAGAGGGTTTCAAGACAATGCACGATGCGGCCGTCAACGATGATCATAAAGGGAGAAGAGTCCCCAAAGAGAAGAAATTCCAAAGGATCCGATGAAGGTTGATCAAAAGGATAGACGGCCAAGTCCGCATAGGCTCCAGGGCTAATTACTCCAAGCTTACCAGCCATCCCTATCGCTTTGGCCGGATTCACCGTCACCATCTTCCACCAATCGAGGAGAGGAATAGACGGATAAGAATGGTGGGCAACTTGGATTTCCTTTCTCATGTCAAGGCTGTCATTGGAGGCAAGGCTGTCGGTGCCCAAAACAATGTTGACGTTTTTTTCCAAAAGAGCAGGCAAGGCAAAGGGATCATGCCCGAAAAAGGCATGAGATTTCGGGCAATAGACCACAGTCCATGGATTTTTTTCGAGAAGATCGTAATCGGCTCGGTCAAGGTAATTCAAATGGACAAGCAATGAATTTGGACCTAAGAGTTCTCTTTCGGCAAGGAAGCGCAGGGGAGAAGACGGCGTAAAATCCCTGTAAGAGGGATTCAAACTGGAGATAAATTCAAAAAGAGCTCCTTTTTTCTCTTTGAACATGCGGTATTCATCCAGTGATTCTGCAACATGGGTCATCAAAAAACCTTTTTCTTTTCTACACCAAGCCTTGGAGAGAGTATACAACTCAAGGCTTGCTGTATAAGGGGAGTGAGGGGAAATACCAATGGCTTTGAATGGAAAAGGATCTTGGAAAAAAAGGAGGGAACCGGCCAGCTTTTCAACGCTCCACCCGGACTTGCCCACATCGATAAGCTCAAGGAAACTATAGATCCTCAGGGGAGAATGGAATTTAAACAAGAGAATCTCCGGCTTGGAGAGAATATCAAATAAGCAGGTTGTTGCAGAACGTAAGGCTAAGTTTATGCCCGTTTGAAAAGATTCCAAGTACTCCCTTGAAGAAAAAGTCCTTTTTAGCTGGACCATACCCTTTATCCATTCTACAAACGAGCCTCGAAATGAAGAAAGCTTGCCTTTAAAAAGGGTATATTCCAGATGACAATGGGCATTGATCAGTCCCGGAAAGATAATTGCCCTCCCCAAGTCCAAGACTGTCTCCTTGGGCCCGGCCTCCAGGGATCTAGAAACCTCAAGGATTTTGTTTCCCTGGATCCGCACACAACCCGGACTCAAGATTAAACCCGGCTTGCAGAGAACATGAGAAGCCTTAAGGGTAAGCATCGCTTTTAAAGTTTACAGAAAATCGCCGGTTATGAAAAGAAACTCTAAAGAGCCCTGTTTTCATAACTTTAATTTCATTGGCTGCCCAGGGCCCCTTGTATTGTTTTTACCTTATAAAAGAGGAGCCTTAGCTTCCGCACTTTTCTCTGCCGATTGCTTTTCTTTTGAAAGGATTGTTTGGCTCATCCCATAACCGAACAGACCCTGGTGGCCGGGTCTTTCCGATAGATTTAGCGGGCTTGCAAGAAACGGTTTTCCTACTTGAAAATAACTTTATCGTAGGAGAGGGATTGGAATGGATAATGGATCAAAAAGAAAATTCAATGAGTCGATTGCTCTAAAACAAGAGCCAGCTTGAACATTTAATAGAAATAAGTTTCTCTTGGGCAAGCTCTGTCCTTTTTTATCCGGGGCAGGTGCAAGGGCAAGGAAGGATACCGGTTATAGAGAGATGGAAAAAGCCTAGCTCCGTGTTTTTCCCACAACCAATGAACAAAGTAAAGGAAAGCATAAGAATAAACCAAGGCTATCAGCCAGCCCGCTAAAACATCCGAAGGGTAATGCACTCCCATGTAAATTCTTGAGTAACTCACTAGCAACACCCAAAACCAGATCCAAAGAGCACCCCTTCCATAGATGGCCGTGAGCATAACCGCCGCAGCCGTGTTATTGGCCGCATGTCCCGAAGGAAATGATCTTCCTCTTGGAGGCTCCTTTGACGGCGGTGGATTCGAATAGTAGATTCTGTCCGGTTTCTCTACAACTCTTACATTGCGAAGGACTTGAAACGGCCTTGGCCTATGCACCACCTCTTTGATCGTATCGGTAATTAACCGATCTCCTCCGATGACGGAAAGAAGCGTCAATATGACAAAAAGTCGTTCTCTAAACTTTCCAAGGTAAAAAAACAAGAAGCCAAATATCCATAAAGGCAAGCTAAAATTTCCTAGGTCGGATATGAAAGGCATGAACCAGTCTAAAAAAGGAGTATGGAGTCCATTGAGAGAATAAAAAAGAACGAGATCCGGTTGCATGGCGAAAGCTTTAAGTCATGGAATTGCTTATCTTTTATAAAGTCTCAGTGCGTTCCCAATAACAAAAAGATCTGAAAGTCCCATTGCTCCTGCACAAACCGAAGGAGACATTTTCCCCATCACCGCGAGGGGAATGGCCAAGGTATTGTAAAGAAACGCCCAGAAAAGATTTTCTTTTATGGTTTTAAGTGTCTTATCGCTAATCTCCAACAAAAGGGGAATAATTTCGATATCCGCGTTGAGCAGTACAATATCCGCAGATTCCTTGGCGATGTCACTGGCGTTGAGAACGGCAATCCCCAGGTCAGCTTGAGCAAGGGCAGGCCCATCGTTGATTCCATCTCCAATAAAAGCAACCGACCTGCCTTGTTGTTGGAAGCTCCTTATTACGTTCGCCTTTTCCTCAGGACGGACTTCGGCGATAACGTGTTCAGGAGCGATCCCTAGCTGAAGACCTAATTGTAGCGCTATTTCCCTTTTATCTCCAGAAAGGATATATACGGTATATCCCTTGGCGGAAAGCTTTTCGATAACCTGCTTTGCTGTTGGTTTAATGGGTGCGGCTATGGGATAATAAGCAATGAGTTTGTCGTTCATCGCCAGGCCGACCCCGCTCGAAGAGAGGGATTGCAGATCGCAAGTTTTTATACCCAAGCTTCTTAACCAAGAAAGAGATCCTAATCTTACCGTGAAGTCCTGGTAAAGGGCTTGTATGCCTGCACCTGGTTTTTCCTGCCAATCCTTCAAGTTTAGCCGTGAAGAGTCTTTAAATCTTTCGATAATAGCTCGGCTAGCTGGATGCAAACTCGAACTTGCCAAAGAATAAGCAAGGGTGTCGGCGACCAAGGGATCTATAAAAAAATACTCCGGATTTTCTACTGTTAACTTTGGCTGGGTCAACGTTCCTGTCTTGTCAAAAATGACTTCTTTTATTTTGCCACATTTTTCAAGGGCGGATCCATCCCGGATCAAAATCCCCAAGGAAGCTAGGCGGTTTGAGGCAACCATTATGGCAGCTGGCGTGGCAAGCCCCATAGCGCAAGGACAGGCAACAACAAGGACGGAGGCCGCCCTTATTAGGGCTGTCTCCCACTTTGTTAAGCCCGACAACCCCCATCCTAATGCCGTTATTACGGCTACTCCAATAACAAAAATAACGAATACGCTACTAACCTTGTCTACAAAATTCTGTATGTTTGCACGACTTTCTTGTGCTTTGAGAACAACCTCGGCAATATGGGCAAGAACAGTTTTTTCTCCCGCAGCACTAACACGTATGATTAAACGGGAATGAAGATTAAGAGTTCCTGCAAACACCTTTTCTCCAGGCCATTTTTCAACAGGTTTACTCTCTCCCGTAAGCATGCTTTCGT is drawn from Methylacidiphilum infernorum V4 and contains these coding sequences:
- a CDS encoding response regulator encodes the protein MTENLAETKKRGVLIIDDHAVLREGIAYIIGRDPALKVCGMAENAQKGFELVEKLKPDIVLVDISLPGKSGLELVKDIHAIYPEIPILVLSMHEESLFAERMLRAGARGYLMKSEGGEKLLQAIHRILEGSIFVSDEISSRILEGFTGKKSSPFKTSPLGKLSDRELEVFQLIGKGLSSRQIADQLHLSIKTVEAYRASIKQKLKLQSGTELVHYAISWHQTNISPS
- a CDS encoding DUF763 domain-containing protein — translated: MKRNTAYLPLHDGKAPSYLFERMVKLSGVMTGLIVEEYGAEEMLRRLSDPWWFQAFGCVLGFDWHSSGLTTVCCGALKEAQRRYGDIGIYVAGGKGGQSRKTPLEIIEISDRLGIGSGEDLVRTSKLVAKVDSAALQDGFSLYHHCFFFTSSGSWCVIQQGMNEQSSYARRYHWLGETTKDFVCNPHAAIEDLRENQESFLEQSQAPGPCFPSRSSLLNMISPEAESSRQTCSLIAQENPQKTLNLISEIIEGPTLFAPSRHHLSASDFYPVKLKMLRKALIAAYEREPKDFQSLLETPLVGPATIRSLALIAELIFGVPLCRKDPLEDFSKRVGGRSWADYSFAHGGKDGIPFPINRNRYDRNIEILEKALRKAKIGYTEKKEALKRLAYISQGTSPPT
- a CDS encoding putative Na+/H+ antiporter, translating into MTGVHFSYLATGCFFLAVLHTLLSSFPFHVGKSLINYALQKRNDNNALARWSYFWGVLLRLGGEVEIIFGLWLTVLLVLLAMQSGWDKALEKLELKKEYPEALFVTLLMIISSTQPVLNTFKKLIGLFVQKGKESVGRWWFWILTLGPLCGSFITEASAMTLSALLLGRKFFCLNPKPALAYGTIGLLFFNVSIGGTLTNFAAPPVVLVAHKWQWGSLYLLTHFGIVFVLGMVLSNLAYYYFFKKEFQRLELERETLKAESEEAVVFIPREETPLWIVGLNFAFLMVAVGIREHFVLMLGELVFFLAFVEATKDYQGEVPWLKACLVGFFLASLQIFGNLQSWWLNRFLNSLSYVALYLSSIFLSSLNDNALISSMATVIVPELDEPKKRAIIAGALSGGGLTIIANAPNLAGLSLLRDFFPDGLSSTKLFQMAFLPTVFVSILFLGKELFLK
- the bioA gene encoding adenosylmethionine--8-amino-7-oxononanoate transaminase, which translates into the protein MTQLINRLDRQYLWHPFTPYDRWFDPSYEPLVLERAEGCYLYDASKKKYWDGNSSIWTTTHGHRHPRLVKAIVNCLEQLDHVSFLGNTHSWAVNLGQTLVSMVSKGNPVNYRVFFSDNGSTAVEAAIKIAWQALQQRNERQRNLILCLKGSYHGDTVGAMSVSSIPFQSRFKDLLFNTLPVAAPSCFHCPWNRSLRERGGDARLTRKCSWECLEELKKNLDKNKHRLAAMIMEPRIQGASGMWMHPEGYIKEAFELVKQSGAFFIVDEVFTGMGRAGDKIAASLKENVFADIICFAKGLSGGTLPIAATLVREEIFESFKGGYTEAFLHGHSYTANPLACAAADENLKIFEEENTFHRIAILSQHLRSYAQVFWNHPLVGDVRVEGAVLAIEILRNKRNLRCDPSFDIGWTVSERAKAYGLITRPIKDVLIVVPPYCSSREDIEGMISALYQALSDILPPKKYFSSLP
- a CDS encoding aminotransferase class I/II-fold pyridoxal phosphate-dependent enzyme, whose translation is MKKKNFDFGKRLQDLREKNLERRLREFKPSVGMRADLEGKEILNFSSNDYLGLSRDLSVIEKAIEATKEYGTSCSASRLISGNNPLFHALERSLARWKGKEKALIFPSGFMAALASIPSLVGTSDLVLMDSLCHASLWEGARLSRATLRVFAHNEIEDLKKLLERYALKYEKILVVTESLFSMDGDMAPLRELVELKERFEAYLLLDDAHGEGLLGEGGGGLATALGLAEKVDVILGTFSKALGSQGGYIAASQEVIEWMINTAKSFIFTTALSPSCMAAAASALDIIRSERGDLLRRKLRENICYFFEGIPTSTFYYSPIIPVKIGSEEKAVRVSADLEKKGIYLPPIRYPTVPKGEARLRISLTALHDFDQIDYLKNALEKYLHC
- a CDS encoding amidohydrolase family protein, which codes for MLTLKASHVLCKPGLILSPGCVRIQGNKILEVSRSLEAGPKETVLDLGRAIIFPGLINAHCHLEYTLFKGKLSSFRGSFVEWIKGMVQLKRTFSSREYLESFQTGINLALRSATTCLFDILSKPEILLFKFHSPLRIYSFLELIDVGKSGWSVEKLAGSLLFFQDPFPFKAIGISPHSPYTASLELYTLSKAWCRKEKGFLMTHVAESLDEYRMFKEKKGALFEFISSLNPSYRDFTPSSPLRFLAERELLGPNSLLVHLNYLDRADYDLLEKNPWTVVYCPKSHAFFGHDPFALPALLEKNVNIVLGTDSLASNDSLDMRKEIQVAHHSYPSIPLLDWWKMVTVNPAKAIGMAGKLGVISPGAYADLAVYPFDQPSSDPLEFLLFGDSSPFMIIVDGRIVHCLETL
- a CDS encoding phosphatase PAP2 family protein, producing MQPDLVLFYSLNGLHTPFLDWFMPFISDLGNFSLPLWIFGFLFFYLGKFRERLFVILTLLSVIGGDRLITDTIKEVVHRPRPFQVLRNVRVVEKPDRIYYSNPPPSKEPPRGRSFPSGHAANNTAAAVMLTAIYGRGALWIWFWVLLVSYSRIYMGVHYPSDVLAGWLIALVYSYAFLYFVHWLWEKHGARLFPSLYNRYPSLPLHLPRIKKDRACPRETYFY
- a CDS encoding heavy metal translocating P-type ATPase, whose translation is MKIKLRIEGMTCNNCVRHVRNALSRVPRVLSAHVDLEKSQAVVTAEEGCQVPQLIGAVEEAGYGAKLIEGEDEDSASKRWTRSLVLGIILTTILYLSQYLIRSPPLWLGNMLFALSVPSSWMAILYSRWNFFFGLYLFLLALPVQLVSGYSFYLGAYRQIRSGRLDMDTLVSIGSSSAFLLSTFGLFFPGIIEHYYFDEAAAIITLVSAGHWLEARVSRKANKTLKKLLELAPAYATVLEDNNIEKKVRASELVIGQKVILKPGERIPVDGEVVEGRGLVDESMLTGESKPVEKWPGEKVFAGTLNLHSRLIIRVSAAGEKTVLAHIAEVVLKAQESRANIQNFVDKVSSVFVIFVIGVAVITALGWGLSGLTKWETALIRAASVLVVACPCAMGLATPAAIMVASNRLASLGILIRDGSALEKCGKIKEVIFDKTGTLTQPKLTVENPEYFFIDPLVADTLAYSLASSSLHPASRAIIERFKDSSRLNLKDWQEKPGAGIQALYQDFTVRLGSLSWLRSLGIKTCDLQSLSSSGVGLAMNDKLIAYYPIAAPIKPTAKQVIEKLSAKGYTVYILSGDKREIALQLGLQLGIAPEHVIAEVRPEEKANVIRSFQQQGRSVAFIGDGINDGPALAQADLGIAVLNASDIAKESADIVLLNADIEIIPLLLEISDKTLKTIKENLFWAFLYNTLAIPLAVMGKMSPSVCAGAMGLSDLFVIGNALRLYKR